A segment of the Streptomyces sp. P9-A2 genome:
GGACGAGCCGGAGTCCACCACCGCGCTCACCCTCGCCTCCCGCGAGGGCCTGGACAACCTGACCTTCGTCATCAACTGCAACCTGCAGCGGCTCGACGGTCCGGTCCGCGCCAACTTCAAGATCGTGCAGGAGCTGGAGGCCCAGTTCCGCGGCGCCGGCTGGAACGTGATCAAGAGCCTGTGGGGCACCGCCTGGGACGAGCTGTTCCAGCTGGACACCACGGGCGCGCTGGTCCGCCGCCTGCGCGAGGTACCCGACGCGCAGGTCCAGACGTACCAGACCCGCGACGCCGCCTACATCCGCGAGGACTTCTTCGGCAAGGACCCGGCGCTCGCCGAGATGGCGAAGCTGCTGAGCGACGACAAGATCATCGAGTGCTTCCAGCTCTCGCGCGGCGGCCACGAGGCCCGCAAGGTCTACGCCGCCTACCGCGCCGCGCTCTCCCACACGGGCGCGCCGACCGTGATCCTGGCCCAGACGGTCAAGGGCCACACGCTCGGCGACGGCTTCGCGTCGAAGAACGCCAACCACCAGATGAAGAAGCTGTCGGCGGACGAGTTCAAGGCGATGCGTGACCGCCTCGAACTGCCGATCAGGGACAGCGACTTCGTCGACGGCGAGGTCCCCTACGGCCACCCGGGCGCCGACTCCCCCGAGGTCCGTTACCTCCAGGAGCGGCGCGCGGCCCTCGGCGGTCCGGCCCCGGCCCGCCGCGTCCACCCGGTCGCGCCGCTGCCGGCCCCGGCCGAGAAGGCGTTCACCGCCTTCGACAAGGGCTCCGGCTCGCAGAACGTGGCCACCACCATGGCGTTCGTCCGCCTGGTCAAGGACCTGGTCCGCGACAAGGAGACCGGCAAACGCTGGGTGCCGATCGTCCCCGACGAGGCGCGCACCTTCGGCATGGAGTCGCTCTTCCCCTCACTGGGCATCTACTCGCCCAAGGGCCAGACGTACGAGCCGGTCGACCGCGACCAGCTGATGTACTACAAGGAGGCCAAGAACGGCCAGATCCTCAACGAGGGGATCACCGAGGCCGGTTCCATGGCCAGTTTCATCGCCGCCTCCACGTCGTACTCGACGCACGGCGAGCCGGTGATCCCGTTCTACATCTACTACTCGATGTTCGGCTGGCAGCGCACGGCCGACCAGATGTGGCAGCTCGGCGACCAGCTCGGCCGCGGCTTCCTCGTCGGCGCCACCGCCGGCCGTACCACCCTCACCGGTGAGGGCCTCCAGCACGCCGACGGCCACTCCCCCGTCATCGCGGCGACCAACCCGGCCGCGCTGACGTACGACCCGGCGTTCGCGTACGAGATCGCCGTCATCGTCAAGGACGGTCTGCGCCGGATGTACGGCGAGGCGGCCCCGGGCGAGGACCAGAACGTCTTCTACTACCTGACGGTCTACAACGAGCCGGTCCGGCAGCCGGCCAAACCGTCGGCCGCCGGGATCGACGAGGGCATCCTCAAGGGCCTGTACCGCTTCAACACGGCGGAGTCGGCCGGACTGGCCCCCGCGGCCAACGCCGCGCGGATCCAGCTGCTCGGCTCCGGTACGGCGATCCACTGGGCGCTGAAGGCGCAGCGGCTGCTCGCCGAGGAGTGGGGCGTGGCGGCCGACGTGTGGTCGGCGACGTCGTGGACCGAACTGCGCCGGGACGCGCTGGACGCCGACGCGGCGCTGCTGCGCGGCGAGGAGCGGGTGCCGTACGTCCGGCAGGCACTCCAGGGTGCCGAGGGTCCGGTGCTGGCGGTGTCCGACTACATGCGCCAGGTCCCCGACCAGATCGCGCAGTGGGTCGAGCAGGACTACTCCTCGCTGGGCGCCGACGGTTTCGGCCTGTCGGAGACCCGTGAGGCGGCCCGCCGGCACTTCGGTGTCGACGCCGAGTCCATCGTCGTCGCGGCGCTGGCGCAGCTCGCCCGGCGCGGCGAGGTGCAGGCCACGGCCGTGAAGGAAGCGCGCGAGAAGTACGGCCTGTAACGAAGCAGGGCCCGTGACAGGGCACCCGGTCCCGCGGACCGTGAAGGCAGGAGGCCCCCGCTGCGGCGGGGGCCTCCTGCCGCATCATGGGCCGCATGCGTGCTGCCCGGCTGATCAAGATGGTGCTGTTGCTCCAGTCCCGGCCCTCCATGACCGCCGCCGAACTGGCGCGCGAGCTGGAGGTGTCGGAGCGGACCGTCACCCGGGACGCGCAGGCGCTGTCCGAGGCCGGGGTTCCGGTGTACGCGGAGCGGGGGCGGGCCGGCGGGTACCGGCTGGTCGGCGGATACCGGACCAGGCTGACGGGACTGGCCCGCGGCGAGGCGGAGGCGCTGTTCCTGTCCGGGGTGCCGGGCGCGTTGCGCGAGATGGGGCTCGAGGACACGGCCTCCGCGGCCCGGCTGAAGGTGTCGGCAGCGCTGCTGCCCTCCCTGCGGGACGCGCCGAGGACGGCGGCGCAGCGGTTCCATCTGGACGCCCCGGGCTGGTTCCGCGAGGTGCCGGCGCCCGAGCTGCTGCCGGCCGTGGCGGACGCGGTGTGGGACGACCGCCGGGTCGTCGCGCGCTACCGGCGCGGGGACACCGAGGTGGAGCGGGAGCTGGAACCGTACGGGCTCGTACTCAAGGCGGGCGTCTGGTACCTGTGCGCGCGGGTGCCGGGGCGGAAGGCGTCGGAGCGGGGGCCGTCGGGCCCGGGGGCCCACCGGGTGTACAGGGTGTACCGGATCGACCGGTTCACGGCGGTGGAGGCGGTGGCCGGGGCGGATGCGGGTCCAGGCCCGGGTCCGGGTCCGGGCCCGGGCCTAGGTGCGGGTCCGGGCCCGGGTGCGGGTCCGGGCCCGGGCCCAGGTGCGGGTCCGGGCCCGGGCCCAGGTGCGGGTCCGGGTCCGGGCCCAGGTGCGGGTCCGGGTCCGGGCCCGGGTCCGGGCCCGGGTCCAGAGCCGGGTCCGGGTCCAGAGCCGGGTCCAGAGCCGGGTCCGGGTCCAGAGCCGGGTCCAGAGCCGGGTCCGGGTCCAGAGCCGGGTCCAGGTGCGGGTCCAGGACCGGGTCCGGGTCCAGGTGCGGGTCCAGGTCTGGACCCAGGTGCGAGTGCGGGTCCGGGCCCGGGTGCAAGTACGGGTCCGGGTCCAGGGCCGGGTGCGGGTGCGGCACGTTTCGAGCGCGACCCGGAGTTCGACCTGCCCGCGTTCTGGGCGGAGCGGGCGGAGCAGTTCGCGCGCTCGATCCTGCGGGCGGAGGTGGTGGTACGGCTGTCGCCCGAGGGAATGCGCGCGCTGCCGCACGCCGTGGACGCGGTGGCCGCGCGGGAGGCACTGGCCGGGGCGGCCGGGACCGGGGCGGACGACGACGGCTGGGTGACGGTGACCCTGCCGGTGGAGTCCGAGGAGGTCGCCCGTACCCAGCTGACGGCGCTGGGCCCCGAGGCGGAGGTACTCGCGCCCGCCTCGCTGCGGGAGTGGTTCGCCGCCCAGGCCGTACGGCTGGCCCTGCTGTACGGGAGGAATTGATCCGCGTATTCCGGGGTGCGTCCCGGGGTTCCAGGGCCGATGCTTGACGCGTGATGGACGAGACGGAGTTCTGGGAGCTGGTCGACACCGCCCGCGGGGACGCCGAGGGCGACCCGGAGGAGCAGGCCGACCTGCTCGTGGAGCGGCTCGCGCAGCTGGATCCGGAAGCCGTCCTCGACTTCGCCCGGCACTTCGAGGCCCGCTACCACCGCGCCTACCGCTGGGATCTCTGGGGCGCCGCCTGGGTCCTCCTCGACGGGGCGAGCGACGACGCCTTCGACTTCTTCAGGTGCTGGTTGATCGGCCAGGGCCGCGAGGTCTACGAGGGCGCGTTGCACGACCCGGACGCGCTGGCCGATCTGCTGGACGACTTCGACGAGGAGATCGACGGCGACGGCGAGGAGCTCGGTTACGCGGCGGACGAGGCGTACGAGCAGCTCACCGGCACCGTGGCCCCCGACCTGGACCTTCCCGCGGGCCCGGCCGAGCCCGCGGGCACGCCCGCCGACTTCGAGAACGACTCCTTGCTGGCCGAGCGCTATCCCCGGCTCTGGGACCGGTTCCGTCCCTGAGCCCCGGGGGCCTGCTCACCTCGGGGTCCCCGCGATCCGGCTGTTCTCCCCCTGCGCCTTTTCCTGTGCTTTTTCCTGTGCCTTCTGCTGCTGCTCCTGCAGGCTTCCGGGGTCCGGCCGGCGACCCTGCAGTTCTGCCGCCATCTCCCTGATCCTCGGCAGGCGTGCTTGCAGGGCGGCGCCCGGACAGCTGGTCATGAAGCCGTCGCTGTGGCCCGCGAGGGCGGGCAGCATCGCGGTGGTGCCGGCCGCGTACCGGCTGCCGCCGTTGCTGGAGACCAGCCGGACGTCGGATCGCGGGTCGGTGCCGGACAGACCGAGCTTCCAGGCGGCCAGCTCGGCGATCGCGCGCTCCATCGCGGGTGGCACGGCCACCCCGGCGCTGAAGGTGCCGAGCGCGGCGATGCCCGTGCTGCGGTGGTTGAAGCCCTGGGTGTGGGCGCCGGTGACGGGACGGCCGGTGCCGCCCGCGCGGCCTTCGTAGATGGTGCCGCAGCGGTCGACGACGAAGTTGTAACCGATGTCGTCCCAGTCCCGGGCAGTGGTCTGGCCCTCGTAGAGGCTGCGAATCTGGGTGGGGGCCCCGGCGCAGTCGTAGTCGTTGGGCGAGTCGGTGTGATGGACGAAGACGGCGACGACCTTGTCGTCGTAGCGCGGGGGCGGTTGTTCGCGGCCGGCGTCGCCCACCCAGGCCGCTCTCGACACGATGGGCGGCCTGGACGCCGTGTGGGCGGCCGTCTCACGGACGGGGGCCGGGGCGGCGGCCGAGGGCTCCGCGGCCCGTTCGACTCCGTACGCGCACAGCACCAGGGCGGCCGCCGCGGCGACGCCGGGCAGGCAGCCGAACAGCACTTTGACGGTCCTGGGCAGGCTCGTACGGCCGGTTCCGCGGGATATCCGGGAAGCATGGCGCGGCCGCGCTCCCCTTGGTCTTCTGAGGACACGCATGTCTTCACTGTGGGGCGGACAGAGCGGGCCCGCGACGTGGCCGTGCCAACCGGTGGAACCATCGTCCGGGTCCACGGCGGAACCATCGTCCGGGTCCTCGGCGTTCTTCCGGGTACACGCGCGTGCGACCGCTTTCCGGTGGTCACCCGCGCGTGGCTGATCACCGGGCCCCTCCCCCACGTATGAGAGGGCCCGAGAGAAAGGCGGCGTGCGTGGACCTGCTCGACATCCTGCTGTTGCTGGTCGTCCTGGCCTACGCGGCGTCCGGCTACCGGCGCGGTCTGCTGGCCGGCTGCGTGTCGCTGGCCGGTTTCGTGGGCGGTGCCCTCGTCGGCGTGTGGATTCTGCCCTGGGTGATGGACCTGGTGACCCCGGGGACCACCGGGGCCACCGTGACGGCCCTGGTCACGGTGTTGCTGCCGGCGGCCGTGGGCCATGAGCTGGCGGGCCGGCTGGCGCTGCGGCTGCGTCGGGAGCTGGACCGGGGGCCGCTGCGGGTGGCGGACGGCGTCGGCGGGGCGGTGGCCAACTCGGTGGCCGTGCTGATCGTGGCCTGGGTGATCGCGTCCGTCCTCGGTGCCTCCTCGTCCCCGCTGATCACCTCCGCGATCCGGGACTCGCGGCTGCTCGGCACGGTCCACGAGGTGATGCCGGACAGCACCCCCGCGTGGTTCTCGCGGGCCACCTCAGCGCTGACCGAGGCGGGTTTCCCGCAGGTCTTCAACCCGTTCGAGAACGAGTCGACGGCCGAGGTCGCCGAGCCCTCCGGCGACAGCGTCACCGCCGCCGCCACCCGGGCCGCCCAACGGAGCACGGTGAAGGTCGAGGGCGTCGCGGGTCTCCAGGGCCGCGAGGGCAGCGGCTTCGTGTACGCGACGGAGCACGTGATGACCAACGCCCATGTGGTGGCCGGCATCGACGAGCCGACCGTGCGGGTCGGCGGCGTCGGGCGGGCGTACGAGGCCCGGGTGGTGCTGTTCGACCCGCAGAAGGACGTGGCCGTGCTGTACGTGCCCGAACTGCGGGCGCCCGTCCTCCGGTTCGTCGACGACGCCGACCGCGGCGATTCGGCGGTCGTCGCGGGCTACCCGCAGGACGGCGATCTGAATCTCCAGGCGGCGACGGTCGCGAACCGGGTGCAGGCGAGAGGACGGAACATCTACGGCGACCAGGGCGTCACGCGCGAGATCTACTCCATCCGCTCCACCGTGCGCCCCGGCAATTCCGGCGGGCCGCTGCTGAGCACCGACGGCCGGGTGTTCGGCGTGGTGTTCGCCCGGTCCACCTCGGACGTGGAGACCGGCTACGTCCTGACCGCGGCCGAGGTCGCCGGCGAGGCGGAGCGCGCGGCGAACGCGACGGCACCGGTGGACACGGGAGAACCGGTGACGTCGTAGGCGGCGGGGTGGGCCGGTGGCATGCAAGGTGCGACCAGGTGTCGCGGTCCAGCAGGGCCGGTTCCCGCTCGTCGGAGTGGTGTGCGGCGCGGATCGACAGGCCGGGAGTGGGGGCACTTTACGGTCGGGTCCGTCGTGTTCCCGCCGTGATGCCCGGGCGGCGGGGCAGGATGGGAATCGTGACTCCGCTCCCCTCTCGAAAGAAGGGGGCTTCCCACCCGAGGGTCGCGGTCCAGCCCGAACCGATCCCTTGCGGGACACCAGAAACGTACGCCAGGGATTCGATTCCCCCACCGGCTGAAGTCGGTGGTTCCCTCGAAAGAGGTCCGATGGAACCTTCCCGAATCGCGGTGGCCGGTGCGTCCGGCCTCATCGGCGGTGCACTCGTCCGGTCCCTCACCGCCGACGGGCACCGGGTGGTGCGCCTGGTGCGCAGGACTCCCCGCGCGGAGGACGAGGTGCGGTGGGACCCGGAGCGGGGGTCCGTGGACGCGGCCGGGCTCGCCGGGTGCGACGCCGTGGTCAATCTCGCCGGTGCCGGGGTGGGCGACCACCGCTGGACACCCGAGTACAAGGCGCGGATCCGCGACGGCCGGGTGCGGGGCACGGCCGCGCTCGCCGAGGCGTTCGCCGGGATGGAGCGGGACGTACGGCCGCGGGTGTTCGTGAACGGCAGTGCGATCGGCTACTACGGCGAGACCGGCGACCGGACGGTCGACGAGAGCGCGCCGGCGGGCTCGGGCTTCCTGCCGGAGCTGTGCGTCGAGTGGGAGGCCGCCGCGGCACCGGCCCGGGAGGCGGGCGTGCGGACGGCGTTCGCCCGGACCGGGCTCGTGGTGGCCCGCGGGGGCAGGGCGTGGGGCAGGCTCTTCCCGCTGTTCCGGGCCGGGCTGGGCGGGCGGCTGGGCGACGGGCGCCAGTACTGGTCGTACGTCGCCCTGCACGACGAGGTGGCCGCCCTGCGCCATCTGCTCGACACCGACGGGCTGTCCGGGCCGTTCAACCTGACCGCGCCGCACCCGGCGACCAACCGTGAGATCACCGCGGCGATGGCGCGGGTGCTGCGCCGGCCGGCGGTGTTCGCGGTACCGGCGCCGGTGCTGCGGACGGTGCTCGGGGAGATGGCCCAGGACGTGCTGGGCAGCGCCCGGGTGCTGCCGACACGGCTGCTGGAGTCGGGGTTCCGATTCGCGTTCCCGGACATCGAGGGGACGATCCGCGCGGCGCTGTGACGGGACGGCCTGGGCGGAGGGCACCCCGGGTGCGGAGGATGCCAAGGGCGCGGAGGGTGCCAAGGGCGCGGGCCCGCCGGGCGGGTGTGCCCTCGGTGACCGCGGTCCGCCGTCGAGGCCCCGGAACCACCCCGGCCCGGGACCACCGGAGCGCGGAACCACCCCGGCCCGGGACCACCGGAGCGCGGGGCCGCCAGGGCGCGGGACCACCGGAGCGCGGGGCCGCCAGGGCGCGGGACCACCGGAGCGCGGGACCACCGGAGCGCGGGCCCGCCGGGGCGGGTGCGCCCTCGGTGACCGCGGTCCGCCGTCGAGGCCCCGGAACCACCCCGGCCCGGGACCACCGGGGCGCGGAACCACCGGGGCGGGTGCGCCCTCGGTGACGGTGGTGTGTCGTCCGGCGGGCGTATGCGACCGCCGTGCGCCCGTGCCCCTGTCGATGCGCGACTCCCCGGGTGCCCTCCCGGACCTAACCTCGAGCAGAACTCGGGTATTCCTGGGGCCTGTTGGGGGCATGACGTCTCCAGCGTCCGCGCAACCTCGAGGAGGGGCACGTGCTTGAGCCCACGTACCAGGCGGACGTCGTCGTCGTGGGGGCCGGGATCGCCGGACTCTCCGCGGCGCGACGCCTGACCGGCGCAGGAGTCACCACCGTGGTCCTGGAGGCCGCCCACGCGGTGGGCGGCCGGATGGCCACGGAGAAGGTCGACGGCTTCCGGCTCGACAGAGTCGGGCAGTTGCTGTCCACGGCGTATCCCGAGCTGCGGCCGACCGCGGGCGTGGAGGGGCTCGTACTGCGCCCGTTCGCGCCCGGGATCCTGCTGCACAGCGACGGACGGCACCACCGCGCGGGCGTGCCCACCGGCGCGAGGGGCGCAAGGGGCGCACTTCATGCGGTGCGCGCCCTCGCGAGCGCCCCTCGGGCGGGGTCGGTGCCCAGGAGGCCGGTGGCCGTTCCCGGACGGCAGGTGTCCACACCCCGGAGCCGGACCGGTGCCCCGCTGGGCACCGCCGTCGACCAGGCCCGGCTGGGCGCCGCGTTCACCCGGCTCGCGGGCACACCGGTGGAACGGCTGCTGGCCCGGCCGGAGTCGACCGCCGCGGAGGCGCTGACGGCCCGGGGCCTGCCGGCCCGTACCGTCGACGGCTTCCTCCGTCCGCTGCTCGCCGCGCTGTTGTGCGACCCGGACCTCACCACGTCGAGCCGGTGCGCGGATCTCGCGCTGCGGGCCTTCGCGGCCGGGCGGCTGTGTCTGCCGGAGGGCGGCGCGGAGGCGTTGCCGGAGCTGCTGGCGCGGGGGCTGCCCCCGGGCACGGTGCGCACCGGCGTCCGGGCCGTCTCCGTCTCGACGACGTCGGTGACCACCGCCGAGCACGGCGAGTTCCGCTGCCGCGCGGTGCTGATCGCGACGGACGCGCGCGCCGCCGCGCAGTTGCTGCCGGGCCTGCGGGTGCCGGACTTCCACCCGGTGACGGTGGTGCACCACGCGACCGACGAGCCCCCGCAGACCGGCACCTCGCTGCTCCTGGACGCCGACCGGGGCGGCCCGGTGACGCACACGGCGGTGGTCAGCCGGGTCGACCCGTCCCGGGCCCCGGCCGGCCGCGCGCTGGTGTCGTCCACGGTGCTGGGCCCACCCGGAGCGCAGGTCGACGCGGACGTACGCGTGCACCTGTCCAGGCTGTACGGCATGCCGACGGCGCGCTGGGAGACACTGGCGGTCCACCACACCGCCGACGCCGTGCCGGCGACGCCTCCGCCGCACGATCTGCGCCGCCCGGTACGGCTGCTGGCGGGCCTGTACGTGTGCGGCGACCACCGCGACACCAGCACCGTGCAGGGCGCCCTGCACTCGGGCCGCCGCGCCTCGACCGCGATCCTGGCGGACCTGGGCGCGGACCGCCCCCTGCACACGGCCGACCCCCTTCCGACGGCCCGGGCGGCCTGACCGCCCCGGCGGGCGGGACGGCGCCCCGCGCCGCCCCGCCGTCTCCTGGCCGGACACCCCGCCCTCCACCGGCGCACGGGGCTTGTCCGGACCCGGGCAGCCGGGAGCCGGGGTCCGGGCAGCCCGGGGAGCCGTCAGTCCCTCCACGAGGCGTCAGGCGGCTCTCCGGCGGCCTCCCTGCGGCCCTCTTGCCGGATCCCGTGGCCCGGTGGTGGCTGCGGCGGCCGAGGGGCGCGTAGCCACCGTGGCCGCTCGGCCCGCGCCCCTCCGCCCGCGCCCCTCGGCGTCGCCGCTCAGCCGTACGCCGCGATCCTGTCCCGGTAGACGCGGACCGGTGCCGCGTCGCGGTAGGGCTCCAGGCGGCGTTCGAAGTCGCGGACGTACTCCACGGCCCGTACCGAGCGCATCTCGGCGGCCTGGCCCGCCGCCTCGGCGGCGATGAGGCAGGCCTGGTCGAGTTCGCCGAGACCGAGGCGCGCGGTGGCGAGGACGACCCGGCAGAACAGGCGGCTGCGGGCGTAGCCGGGGGCGCGCAGTTGCAGCGAGCGCTCCGCGTGCTGGGCGGCGGCCCGGAACTGCTGGAGGTCGCGGTGGCAGTGGCCGAACTCGTCCGCGAGCTGGGCCTCGTCGAAGAAGCGCACCCAGTGCGGGACCTCGTCGCCGGGCCGGGCGCTCTCCAGGGCTCGTTCGGCGCGTACCAGCGCCGCGGTGCAGGCACGGACCTCACCGAGCACCCCGTGCCCGCGCGCCTCCACGGCGTGCAGCAGGGCCTGCACCAGGGGCGGGGTGGAGCCGCCCGCACCCTGCTGGGCCACCCGCGCCAGTTGCACGGCCTCCCGGCCGTGGCCGAGGTAGACGGCCTGTCGGCTCATGGTGACCAGGACGTACGCGCCGTAGGCCCGGTCCGCGGCCGCCTGGGAGAGGCGGAGCGCCTGGACGAAGTAGCGCTGGGCAAGCCCGTGCGCGCCGATGTCGTACGACGTCCAGCCGGCCAGCCGGGTCAGGTCGGCGACGGCGGCGAACAGGCGGCGTCCGGTCTGTTCGCCGTAGCTGCCGCGCAGCATCGGCTCGCACTCGTGCTCCAGGTAGCGCACCAGGGCCTGGCGGGCGTGGCCGCCGCCGTAGGCGTCGTCGAGGGTGCGGAACAACTCGCTCACCGAGCGCAGGGCGGCGATGTCGCCGCCGGTGACCCGCTGGCCGGGACCGCGTTCGGCGGCGTGCCGGCGGCGGGCGGCGAACCCTGGCGGCCGCCCCGCCGGCCCGCCCGCCGACCGGATCTGGGCGGGAACGCGGAGCGGTGGCTCGGCGCGGGCCACCTTCTCGTCGGCGCGGCCGATGAGCCAGTCCCGGCTGGGCACGACGAGCCCGGCCGAGGTGAAGGCGATCTTGCGCAGCTCGGCGTGACTGCCGGAGTCCTTGCGCCACAGCCCGCTGACGATGTCGATGGCCTCGTCGGGGGCGGCGGCGAACTCCAGGCCCGCGTAGACGGGGGCACAGGCGTCCAGGCCGAGGTCCTGGGCCGTGAGCCTGCGGCCGAGGCGCCGGGTGAAGACCTCGGCGATGAGCGCGGGTGTGGTGCCCCTGGGCTGCTGCCCACGCAGCCAGCGGGTGACGGAGGTCTTGTCGTATCTCAGGTCGAGCCCGTGTTCGAGACCGAGCTGGTCCACGCGACGGGCGAGTCCCGCGTTGGAGAACCCCGCTTCTGCGATGAGCGCGGCGAGCTGGCGGTTGGGGGTGCGCTGCGCGGGTCGTTCCGACATCTGCGGTGCGGTCTCCTGCCTTCCGGTGAACGTGGTGGTGCCCGGATGGCCCATGAGCAGCCGATGCGCATCCGTGAGCAGCTCTTATGACCTGCCGAACGGCGCGAATGTAGCGGAGAGTGAACGCTCGGTTGCGGCCTTCGATCCGCATTCATCCGATCGTGTGAGGATTGACCTCACGGCTGACGACGGACGGCGACCGGCCGCACGGTCGTACAGTTGCTTGGGCACGTTTCACGCCTTACCGCTTGTTTGCCTTACTGCCTTACTGCCTTACTGCCTTACTACCGTCTGGGGAGGCGCTTGCCGTGAGTGAGTTGCGGTTCGTCCGAATGGGTTTCGGAACCGAGTCCGTCGACTACCAGGTGGCCTGGGACGAACAGCGCCGGGTGCACGCGGCGCGGTTCGCCGACGAGGTGCCCGACACCGTGATCCTGCTGGAGCACCCCCCGGTCTACACGGCCGGCCGGCGCACCCAGGACAGCGAGCGCCCTCTCGACGGCACCCCGGTCATCGACGTGGACCGCGGCGGCAAGATCACCTGGCACGGTCCCGGCCAGCTGGTGGGCTACCCGATCCAGAAGCTGCCCCGCCCGGTGGACGTGGTGGCACACGTGCGGCGCCTGGAGGAGGCTCTGATCCGCGCCTCCGCGGAGTTCGGCGTGACCGCCACCCGCATCGAGGGCCGCAGCGGGGTGTGGGTGCTGGGCGACCCGGTCGAACAGCGTCCGGCGCGCTATGGAGGGGCGGCGCGCAGCGCTTCGGCCGAGGGTGGCGGCGGGCGACGGGCGGGCCTCTCCCTCGACTTCGACCCCCGCCTGACCGACGAGGAGTTCGACCCGCGGCTGAACGGCCCCGAGTACGCGCCCTCCAACGCCGGCCAGCGCCGCGAGGACCGCAAGCTCGCCGCCATCGGGATCAGGGTGGCCAAGGGCGTCACCATGCACGGCTTCTCGTACAACGTGCAGCCGGACAACAAGTGGTTCGACCGGATCATCCCGTGCGGCATCCGCGACGCGGGCGTCACCTCCCTCGCGGCCGAACTGGGCCGCGACATCACGATCGACGAGGCGCTCCCGGTCGTCGAGCGCCACCTGCGCGACATCCTGGAGCACGCCGACCCGAAGCCCCGGGAGATCGTCCGCGCGAGCGCCTGATCCGGACCGGGCCGGCCCGGTCCGGACGAGAGGCCCCGGCCTCGCGTCCGGGAATGCGCCCCGCGCCTCGGAGGTTGGCCTGACCGCCAGGCCCGACAAACACGGGCGTACCCTGGTGTACGCCGAAGAATCGAAGCTAGGGAGCCGATGTGTCCGCAGTCGCACCCGACGGACGCAAGATGCTGCGCCTGGAGGTCCGCAACAGCCAGACCCCCATCGAGCGCAAGCCCGAGTGGATCAAGACACGGGCGAAGATGGGGCCCGAGTACACGAAGATGCAGAACCTCGTCAAGAGCGAGGGACT
Coding sequences within it:
- a CDS encoding regulator; amino-acid sequence: MSERPAQRTPNRQLAALIAEAGFSNAGLARRVDQLGLEHGLDLRYDKTSVTRWLRGQQPRGTTPALIAEVFTRRLGRRLTAQDLGLDACAPVYAGLEFAAAPDEAIDIVSGLWRKDSGSHAELRKIAFTSAGLVVPSRDWLIGRADEKVARAEPPLRVPAQIRSAGGPAGRPPGFAARRRHAAERGPGQRVTGGDIAALRSVSELFRTLDDAYGGGHARQALVRYLEHECEPMLRGSYGEQTGRRLFAAVADLTRLAGWTSYDIGAHGLAQRYFVQALRLSQAAADRAYGAYVLVTMSRQAVYLGHGREAVQLARVAQQGAGGSTPPLVQALLHAVEARGHGVLGEVRACTAALVRAERALESARPGDEVPHWVRFFDEAQLADEFGHCHRDLQQFRAAAQHAERSLQLRAPGYARSRLFCRVVLATARLGLGELDQACLIAAEAAGQAAEMRSVRAVEYVRDFERRLEPYRDAAPVRVYRDRIAAYG
- the lipB gene encoding lipoyl(octanoyl) transferase LipB, yielding MSELRFVRMGFGTESVDYQVAWDEQRRVHAARFADEVPDTVILLEHPPVYTAGRRTQDSERPLDGTPVIDVDRGGKITWHGPGQLVGYPIQKLPRPVDVVAHVRRLEEALIRASAEFGVTATRIEGRSGVWVLGDPVEQRPARYGGAARSASAEGGGGRRAGLSLDFDPRLTDEEFDPRLNGPEYAPSNAGQRREDRKLAAIGIRVAKGVTMHGFSYNVQPDNKWFDRIIPCGIRDAGVTSLAAELGRDITIDEALPVVERHLRDILEHADPKPREIVRASA